A genomic window from Pocillopora verrucosa isolate sample1 chromosome 7, ASM3666991v2, whole genome shotgun sequence includes:
- the LOC131781859 gene encoding histidine N-acetyltransferase-like has product MDAVTLTLRPAEADDFDEIVKLSEGIYAGHDYLPLIFHQWLQRDNIVVILAHCGVRLVGLEAYFVVDDGRTFIHRAGRVHPDYRGQGIYKQVGEYSIKHAKEHYPNLQRKRFSSIRDAEIPDPRKLFELHIEGYHVGKEFCDKLKQTALTNSMEIKTCAPDYFANIIESLPARPFTGNSIFLSNWCPFERLRSNVDHILRESTELYVEKCDDDVIPNSLSVGTLSPRVKYFEWVAEVYADSPDLFQAHIVHQLKRACELINDDFIFTFTMQDESLSSLARIIMKDQLKFKTADFYHNRTLKVYETDITEKSHR; this is encoded by the coding sequence ATGGATGCAGTTACTTTAACATTACGACCAGCTGAGGCTGACGACTTCGATGAAATAGTGAAACTTTCAGAGGGAATTTACGCAGGACATGATTATCTTCCGTTGATATTCCACCAGTGGCTTCAAAGGGACAACATAGTTGTTATACTTGCCCATTGTGGCGTGAGACTCGTCGGATTAGAGGCATACTTCGTAGTAGATGATGGCCGCACTTTCATTCATCGAGCGGGACGCGTTCATCCAGATTATCGAGGTCAAGGTATTTACAAACAGGTCGGCGAGTACTCCATTAAACACGCAAAAGAGCATTAtcctaatttacaaagaaagcGGTTTTCTTCCATTCGTGACGCTGAAATTCCTGATCCGAGGAAACTTTTCGAGTTGCATATAGAAGGGTATCACGTTGGGAAGGAATTCTGTGACAAACTAAAGCAAACAGCCTTGACAAATTCGATGGAGATCAAGACGTGTGCACCTGATTATTTCGCCAATATTATTGAATCTTTACCAGCCAGGCCGTTCACGGGGAATTCTATTTTCCTCAGTAACTGGTGCCCTTTCGAGAGACTTCGATCCAATGTTGACCACATTTTAAGAGAAAGTACTGAACTCTATGTGGAGAAATGTGATGACGACGTTATTCCTAATTCTCTTAGTGTTGGCACGCTTTCCCCAAGAGTGAAATACTTTGAATGGGTTGCAGAGGTTTATGCTGATTCTCCAGATCTTTTTCAAGCTCACATCGTGCATCAACTAAAGCGTGCTTGTGAATTAATTAACGacgattttatttttacatttacGATGCAAGACGAGAGTTTAAGTTCGCTCGCAAGGATCATCATGAAGGACCAACTAAAGTTCAAAACGGCTGACTTCTATCATAATAGGACACTGAAAGTCTATGAGACGGACATAACCGAAAAATCCCACCGTTAA
- the LOC131799663 gene encoding uncharacterized protein, with protein MDAGTLTLRTAEAGDFNEIVKLSEGIYTGHDYLPLIFHQWLQRDNIVVILAHCGARLVGLEAYFVVDDGRTLIHRAVRVHPDYRGQGIFKQIYEHSIKHAKEHYPNLQRERFTSILDLEIPDPRKLLELHVEAYHVGKEFCDKPEATALKNPMGIKTCAPDYFANIIESLPARLFTSNSIFLSNSCPFDRLRSNVDHILRESTELYVEKCDHDVIPNSLGVGTLSPRVKYMQWVAQVYTDSLDLFQAQIVHQFKRACELIKDDFVFITMADERLSSLVRIIMKDQLKFKTVDRYHNKTLKVFEKDLNVKSHL; from the coding sequence ATGGATGCAGGAACTTTAACATTACGAACAGCTGAGGCTGGCGACTTCAACGAAATAGTGAAACTTTCAGAGGGAATTTACACAGGACATGATTATCTGCCGTTGATATTCCACCAGTGGCTTCAGAGGGACAACATAGTTGTCATACTTGCCCATTGTGGCGCGAGACTCGTCGGATTAGAGGCATACTTCGTAGTTGATGATGGCCGCACTTTGATTCATCGAGCGGTACGCGTCCATCCAGATTATCGAGGTCAAGGTATTTTTAAACAGATCTATGAGCACTCCATTAAACACGCAAAAGAGCATTATCCTAACCTGCAAAGAGAGCGGTTTACTTCCATTCTTGATCTTGAAATTCCCGATCCAAGGAAACTTCTCGAGTTGCATGTAGAAGCATATCACGTTGGGAAGGAATTCTGTGACAAACCAGAAGCAACAGCCTTGAAAAATCCGATGGGGATCAAGACGTGTGCACCTGATTATTTCGCCAATATTATTGAATCTTTGCCAGCAAGGTTGTTCACAAGCAACTCTATTTTCCTCAGTAACTCGTGCCCTTTCGACCGACTTCGATCCAACGTCGATCATATTTTACGAGAAAGTACTGAACTCTACGTGGAGAAATGTGATCATGATGTTATTCCTAATTCGCTTGGTGTTGGCACGCTTTCCCCGAGGGTGAAATACATGCAATGGGTCGCTCAGGTTTATACCGATTCTCTAGATCTTTTTCAAGCTCAAATCGTTCATCAATTCAAGCGTGCTTGTGAATTAATTAAGGacgattttgttttcatcacgATGGCAGACGAGAGGTTAAGTTCGCTCGTAAGGATCATCATGAAGGACCAACTAAAGTTCAAAACGGTGGACCGCTATCACAACAAGACGCTGAAAGTCTTTGAGAAGGACTTGAACGTAAAATCCCAtctttaa
- the LOC131781866 gene encoding phospholipase B1, membrane-associated, producing the protein MASQSNAWKLTVLNAFLFINGLVCVSSLTATNSTSVKVGYLWDDPKLENVHTSEVVMDMKHTRSILRLICEINPPLPNEGKHWDMKDELVKWQKTGPKVEEVKSVRYWSDDMSKTAISFSNVTLGILGSYSCIYGDVLATINVLVADVETAKMLKTPENVIELHTCISYMKDKSGINGWRDEQNLLKPIGTNENCPVQQNSEHSATTVHQLYASDFKVIAAMGDLFTVGQGARATSVNGFFLDYKDFSWSLGGANHLNQTITVPNIIRQFSPSVKGASAKVSQDDDDFVDDLNVAFIGASASDLENQAKDLVSRMKAMKGIDFKNDWKLLTIWIGTDDLCQVCENEEKFSAGSFIKYMMRTLNYLKNEVPRLFVNLVPPMDVSPLYELHQANTNLCQILGWSSCPCLRKVATERAKITTAVKQYKKLLEELVNSGIYDTKDNFAVVIQPALQVPPRNQDGDLVKSFFGVDCLHFSVQGHAAAALALWNNMLEPFGSKTKQWGDQETLRCPSKDKPYMFTKVNSRTVTNTVAANDNDDSDDRSSSGDFPPVAAVALAMSLTAVVIIVVVMVWRGRKSRRRPEASRLLYASGPHKPRL; encoded by the exons ATGGCGTCCCAGTCAAATGCTTGGAAACTAACTGTTTTGAATGCATTTCTCTTTATTAACG GCTTGGTTTGTGTTTCATCATTAACAGCAACTAATAGCACCTCTGTGAAAGTTGGTTATTTATGGGATGATCCAAAACTGGAAAATGTACATACCTCAGAAGTTGTTATGGACATGAAACACACAAGAAGTATCTTGAGGCTGATATGTGAAATCAACCCTCCATTACCAAATGAGGGAAAGCATTGGGACATGAAAGATGAACTTGTTAAATGGCAAAAAACAGGTCCCAAGGTAGAAGAGGTCAAAAGTGTACGCTACTGGTCTGATGATATGAGCAAAACTGctatttctttctcaaatgttACACTTGGCATCCTTGGGAGTTATTCCTGTATCTATGGTGATGTTTTGGCCACAATTAATGTGCTAG TGGCTGATGTGGAGACAGCTAAAATGTTGAAAACCCCAGAAAATGTGATAGAGCTACACACCTGCATCTCTTACATGAAAGATAAATCTGGGATAAATGGATGGAGAGATGAACAAAATCTCTTGAAG CCTATTGGAACAAATGAAAACTGCCCTGTGCAGCAGAATTCAGAGCATTCTGCAACAACAG TTCACCAGCTTTATGCTTCAGATTTCAAGGTCATTGCAGCTATGGGAGATTTGTTTACA gttGGCCAAGGAGCAAGAGCAACATCAGTGAATGGATTTTTCTTGGATTACAAAGATTTCTCATggag TCTTGGAGGAGCAAATCatctgaatcaaacaataacaGTGCCAA ATATCATCAGGCAATTCAGCCCATCTGTAAAGGGTGCATCTGCAAAGGTGTCACAGGATGACGATGATTTTGTTGATGATCTTAATGTAGCCTTTATTGGTGCCTCTGCAAG CGACCTTGAAAATCAAGCCAAGGACCTGGTTTCAAGAATGAAAGCTATGAAG GGTATTGACTTCAAGAATGACTGGAAACTTCTCACAATTTGGATTGGAACAGATGACCTCTGTCAAGTTTGTGAGAATGAG GAAAAATTCAGTGCTGGctcttttataaaatatatGATGCGcacactaaattacctaaaaAATGAG GTGCCCAGGTTGTTTGTGAATTTAGTTCCACCCATGGATGTTTCTCCTCTTTATGAGTTACATCAAGCAAATACCAACTTGTGCCAAATTCTGGGATG gagctCTTGTCCTTGTTTGAGAAAGGTTGCCACAGAAAGAGCTAAAATTACCACGGCTGTCAAACAGTATAAG AAATTATTGGAGGAACTGGTGAATAGTGGAATATATGACACAAAGGATAACTTTGCAGTGGTTATTCAACCTGCCCTCCAGGTGCCGCCAAGAAATCAG gatGGTGATTTGGTGAAATCCTTTTTTGGTGTGGACTGCTTGCACTTCTCTGTTCAAGGTCATGCTGCAGCAGCACTAGCTTTGTGGAACAATATG TTGGAACCATTTGGATCCAAGACAAAGCAGTGGGGTGACCAGGAGACCTTAAGATGCCCATCTAAG GACAAGCCATACATGTTCACCAAAGTTAACAGTAGAACAGTCACAAATACTGTTGCTgctaatgataatgatgacagtGATGACAGGTCATCTTCTGGTGACTTTCCACCTGTTGCTGCTGTGGCTTTGGCTATGTCCCTCACAGCTGTTGTCATTATTGTAGTTGTGATGGTGTGGAGAGGACGAAAATCACGGCGGAGGCCAGAGGCATCTAGATTGCTGTATGCTTCTGGACCTCACAAACCAAGACTATGa
- the LOC131781870 gene encoding enhancer of rudimentary homolog yields MSHTILLIQPSAKPESRTYSDYETKDECMEGVCKIFEEYLKKSNPSTPSITYDISQLFDYIDNLTDLSCLVQHPKQTSLYEPHNKEWIKENIYIMLRKQAGK; encoded by the exons ATG AGTCACACCATTCTTCTAATTCAACCCAGTGCAAAGCCAGAATCCAGGACATACTCTGATTATGAAACTAAAGATGAGTGCATGGAAg GAGTTTGCAAGATATTTGAAGAATACCTTAAGAAGTCCAACCCAAGCACCCCGTCAATCACATACGACATCAGCCAACTGTTCGACTATATCGACAATTTGACAGACCTGTCTTGTTTGGT ACAACACCCAAAGCAGACATCTTTGTATGAACCACACAACAAGGAATggattaaagaaaacatttacatCATGTTAAGAAAGCAAGCTGGGAAATGA
- the LOC131799649 gene encoding histidine N-acetyltransferase-like codes for MLTFAMDAVTLTLRPADADDFDEIVKLSEGIYEGHDYLPLIFHQWLQRDNIVVILAHCGVRLVGLKANFVVDDGRTLIHRAGRVHPDYRGQGIFKQVDEYSIKHAKEHYPNLQRKRFTSIGDTEIPDPRKLFELHVEAYHVGKKFCDKLKATLTNSMEIKTCAPDYFANIIESLPARLFTRNSIFLSNWCPFERLRSNVDHILRESTELYVEKCDDDVIPNSLGVGTLSPRVKYKQWVAEVYADSPDLFQAHIVHQLKRACELINDDFIFIFTMQDESLSSLVRIIMKDQLQFKTADFYHNKTLRVYEMDITEKSHR; via the coding sequence ATGCTGACGTTCGCCATGGATGCAGTTACTTTAACATTACGACCAGCTGATGCTGATGACTTCGATGAAATAGTGAAACTTTCAGAGGGAATTTACGAGGGACATGATTATCTACCGTTGATTTTCCACCAGTGGCTTCAGAGGGACAACATAGTCGTCATACTTGCCCATTGTGGCGTTAGACTCGTCGGATTAAAGGCAAACTTCGTAGTAGATGACGGCCGCACTTTGATTCATCGAGCGGGACGCGTTCATCCAGATTATCGAGGTCAAGGTATTTTCAAACAGGTCGACGAGTACTCCATCAAACATGCAAAAGAGCATTATCCTAATCTACAAAGAAAGCGGTTTACTTCCATTGGTGACACTGAAATTCCGGATCCGAGGAAACTTTTCGAGTTGCATGTAGAAGCGTATCACGTTGGGAAGAAATTCTGTGACAAACTAAAGGCAACCTTGACAAATTCGATGGAGATCAAGACGTGTGCACCTGATTATTTCGCCAATATTATTGAATCTTTACCAGCCAGGCTGTTCACGAGGAACTCTATTTTCCTAAGTAACTGGTGCCCTTTCGAAAGACTACGATCCAATGTTGATCACATTTTACGAGAAAGTACTGAACTCTATGTGGAGAAATGTGATGACGACGTTATTCCTAATTCTCTTGGTGTTGGCACGCTTTCCCCGAGGGTGAAATATAAGCAATGGGTCGCTGAGGTTTATGCCGATTCTCCAGATCTTTTTCAAGCTCACATCGTGCATCAACTAAAGCGTGCTTGTGAATTAATTAACgacgattttattttcatatttacgATGCAAGACGAGAGTTTAAGTTCGCTCGTAAGGATCATCATGAAGGACCAACTACAGTTCAAAACGGCTGACTTCTATCATAACAAGACACTGAGAGTGTATGAGATGGACATAACCGAAAAATCCCACCGTTAA